A region from the Variovorax paradoxus genome encodes:
- a CDS encoding HPP family protein: protein MQLSPLLTHARAWLPGRTTVDMRERLRAVCGAAIGLLITAVLCRWLAEPLGSSVWLIAPLGASAVLVFAVPASPLAQPWSVIGGNTLSAMVGIASVSWIPDPALSASVAVAAAIGVMFFARCLHPPGGAAALLAVLTHTTHFSSALFPFFTNSLLLVLAGVAYNTLTGRRYPHVQVAQPPRADARFSQADVDAVLSRYNQVLDISRDDLEALIQQTELESYKRRLGTLNCGDIMSPGPVSVEFGTPLQEAWMLMNQRRIKALPVTDRTRRVVGIVTQADFFRLLDLEHHEGIAGKLRDLIRATRTVVSNKPEVVGQIMTRQVRVASADRPVVDLVPLFSEGGHHHIPIIDHEKRLTGMITQSDFVRALYRAVRPEN, encoded by the coding sequence ATGCAGCTTTCCCCGCTCCTGACCCACGCGCGCGCCTGGCTGCCAGGCCGCACCACCGTCGACATGCGCGAAAGGCTGCGCGCGGTCTGCGGCGCCGCCATCGGCCTGTTGATCACGGCCGTGCTGTGCCGCTGGCTGGCCGAGCCGCTGGGCAGCAGCGTCTGGCTGATCGCACCGCTGGGGGCCAGCGCCGTGCTGGTGTTCGCGGTGCCCGCGAGTCCGCTGGCGCAGCCCTGGTCGGTGATCGGCGGCAACACGCTGTCGGCGATGGTCGGCATTGCCAGCGTGAGCTGGATTCCCGACCCCGCGCTGAGCGCCTCCGTGGCGGTGGCCGCCGCCATCGGCGTGATGTTCTTCGCGCGCTGCCTGCATCCGCCAGGCGGTGCGGCGGCGCTGCTCGCGGTGCTCACGCACACGACGCACTTCTCTTCGGCGCTCTTTCCGTTCTTCACCAACTCGCTGCTGCTGGTGCTGGCCGGCGTGGCCTACAACACGCTCACCGGGCGGCGCTATCCGCACGTGCAGGTGGCGCAGCCGCCGCGCGCCGATGCACGCTTCAGCCAGGCCGACGTCGACGCGGTGCTGTCGCGCTACAACCAGGTGCTGGACATCAGCCGCGACGATCTCGAAGCGCTGATCCAGCAGACCGAGCTCGAGTCGTACAAGCGGCGGCTCGGCACGCTGAACTGCGGCGACATCATGTCGCCCGGCCCGGTGTCGGTGGAGTTCGGCACGCCGCTGCAGGAGGCCTGGATGCTGATGAACCAGCGCCGCATCAAGGCACTGCCGGTGACCGACCGCACGCGGCGCGTGGTCGGCATCGTGACGCAGGCCGACTTCTTTCGCCTGCTCGATCTGGAGCACCACGAAGGCATTGCCGGCAAGCTGCGCGACCTGATCCGCGCCACGCGCACCGTGGTGTCGAACAAGCCCGAGGTGGTGGGCCAGATCATGACGCGGCAGGTGCGCGTGGCCAGTGCAGACCGCCCGGTGGTCGACCTGGTGCCGCTGTTTTCCGAAGGCGGCCACCACCATATCCCCATCATCGACCATGAAAAGCGGCTCACCGGCATGATCACGCAGTCGGATTTCGTGCGCGCCCTCTACCGTGCCGTGCGGCCGGAGAACTGA
- the sugE gene encoding quaternary ammonium compound efflux SMR transporter SugE, with protein MAWIVLLVAGLLEMGWAIGLKYTEGFTRFWPSVGTAISMVLSVVLLGWAMRSLPVGTAYAVWTGIGAVGTVVLGIVLFQEPANAARLACVGLIVAGILGLKLTSPA; from the coding sequence ATGGCGTGGATCGTTTTGCTGGTGGCGGGCCTGCTCGAAATGGGCTGGGCCATCGGGCTCAAGTACACCGAAGGATTCACCAGATTCTGGCCTTCGGTCGGCACCGCGATCTCGATGGTGCTCAGCGTGGTGCTGCTGGGCTGGGCGATGCGCTCGCTGCCCGTGGGCACGGCCTATGCGGTGTGGACCGGCATCGGCGCCGTGGGCACGGTGGTGCTGGGCATCGTGCTGTTCCAGGAGCCGGCGAACGCGGCGCGGCTGGCCTGCGTGGGCCTGATCGTCGCGGGCATCCTCGGGCTCAAACTCACGAGCCCAGCCTGA
- a CDS encoding tripartite tricarboxylate transporter substrate binding protein, producing the protein MHTMLFPMTRRAVLGLGASAAAVAACPALAQGSDKPIRFILPISAGSGVDAIVRAASVALGKAFGQPVVIENLPGAGGITGTSVVAKAAPDGLTLGMVSNNHVINPAVYKKMPFDAINDVTPISVVGATPLVLVVNPKLPAKNVKELVALLRAKPEGYNYASSGNGTIIHLAGEMFMDEAGVKARHIPYKGTGPMVTDMIAGQVEMGVVALPAVQPHLKSGALRAIGLCGPARSPAAPDIPTIAEQGLPNYAVEGWFAVIGPPKMQAADVQRVHDAVAAAFTSAEVREAMDKQGNIIKPTSPEQAASYFRSEAARYAALVKKANVVLE; encoded by the coding sequence ATGCACACGATGCTTTTCCCGATGACCCGCCGCGCCGTCCTGGGCTTGGGCGCCTCCGCCGCCGCAGTGGCGGCATGCCCCGCGCTCGCGCAGGGCTCCGACAAGCCCATCCGCTTCATCCTGCCGATCAGCGCCGGCTCGGGCGTGGACGCCATCGTGCGCGCGGCTTCGGTCGCGCTCGGCAAGGCCTTCGGCCAGCCGGTGGTGATCGAGAACTTGCCCGGCGCGGGTGGTATCACCGGCACCTCGGTGGTGGCCAAGGCCGCGCCCGACGGGCTCACGCTCGGCATGGTGTCGAACAACCACGTGATCAATCCGGCGGTGTACAAGAAGATGCCGTTCGATGCCATCAACGACGTGACGCCGATCAGCGTGGTGGGCGCGACGCCGCTGGTGCTGGTGGTCAACCCCAAGCTGCCCGCAAAGAACGTCAAGGAACTGGTGGCGCTGTTGCGCGCCAAGCCCGAGGGTTACAACTACGCCTCGTCGGGCAACGGCACCATCATTCACCTGGCCGGCGAGATGTTCATGGACGAGGCCGGCGTGAAGGCGCGGCACATTCCCTACAAGGGCACCGGCCCGATGGTCACCGACATGATCGCGGGCCAGGTCGAGATGGGCGTGGTGGCGCTGCCCGCGGTGCAGCCGCACCTCAAGAGTGGCGCGCTGCGCGCCATCGGCCTGTGCGGCCCGGCGCGCTCGCCGGCTGCGCCCGACATTCCCACCATCGCGGAGCAGGGCCTGCCCAACTATGCCGTCGAGGGCTGGTTCGCGGTGATCGGCCCGCCGAAGATGCAGGCCGCCGACGTCCAGCGCGTGCACGACGCCGTGGCCGCGGCCTTCACGAGCGCCGAGGTGCGCGAGGCCATGGACAAGCAGGGCAACATCATCAAGCCCACCTCGCCCGAGCAGGCCGCGAGCTATTTCCGCAGCGAGGCGGCGCGCTATGCGGCGCTGGTGAAGAAGGCGAACGTCGTGCTGGAGTGA
- a CDS encoding CaiB/BaiF CoA transferase family protein codes for MSAAAQEKRLPLAGIRVVEFTHMVMGPTCGMVLADLGAEVIKVEPIDGDRTRHLLGAGAGFFPMFNRNKKSIALDLRHPQGLEAALRLCATADVVAQNFRPGTMDKYGLGYAALGKLNPRLVYVNHTGFLPGPYEHRTALDEVVQMMGGLAYMTGRPGDPLRAGTSVNDIMGGMFGAIGAMAALMQRAETGKGQEVQSALFENNVFLVGQHMLQYAITGQAAAPMPERISAWALYDVFTVKDGEQIFLAAVSDAQWTVFCDALGFDDLKADPALRTNNDRVRLRPALLADLRKRLADRPAAELSAIFEARGLPFAPITRPEDLYEDPHLKATGGLADIRLPDGERAGQMAQTTLFPITLDGERLGVRLDPPTLGEHTRELLAELGYAEAQVAAMQAESAVA; via the coding sequence ATGAGCGCGGCGGCCCAAGAAAAACGCCTGCCGCTCGCCGGCATCCGCGTGGTCGAGTTCACGCACATGGTCATGGGCCCGACCTGCGGCATGGTGCTGGCCGACCTGGGCGCGGAGGTCATCAAGGTCGAGCCCATCGACGGCGACCGCACGCGGCACCTGCTGGGCGCGGGGGCCGGCTTCTTCCCGATGTTCAACCGCAACAAGAAGAGCATCGCGCTCGACCTGCGCCATCCCCAAGGGCTCGAAGCGGCGCTGCGCCTGTGCGCCACCGCCGACGTGGTGGCGCAGAACTTCAGGCCCGGCACCATGGACAAGTACGGCCTCGGCTACGCCGCGCTCGGCAAGCTCAATCCGCGGCTGGTGTACGTCAACCACACGGGCTTCCTGCCCGGCCCCTACGAGCACCGCACCGCGCTCGATGAAGTGGTGCAGATGATGGGCGGCCTGGCCTACATGACGGGCCGTCCCGGCGACCCGCTGCGCGCGGGCACCAGCGTGAACGACATCATGGGCGGCATGTTCGGCGCCATCGGCGCGATGGCCGCGCTGATGCAGCGCGCAGAAACCGGCAAGGGCCAGGAAGTGCAGTCCGCGCTGTTCGAGAACAACGTGTTCCTGGTCGGCCAGCACATGCTGCAGTACGCGATCACGGGCCAGGCCGCGGCCCCGATGCCCGAGCGCATCTCGGCCTGGGCGCTGTACGACGTGTTCACCGTGAAGGACGGCGAGCAGATCTTTTTGGCCGCGGTGAGCGACGCGCAATGGACCGTGTTCTGCGATGCGCTCGGCTTCGACGACCTGAAGGCCGATCCCGCCCTGCGCACCAACAACGACAGGGTCCGCCTGCGGCCCGCGCTGCTGGCCGATCTGCGCAAGCGCCTGGCCGACCGCCCGGCCGCCGAACTGTCGGCGATCTTCGAGGCGCGGGGCCTGCCTTTCGCGCCCATCACGCGGCCCGAAGACCTCTATGAAGATCCGCACCTGAAGGCGACCGGTGGCCTCGCCGACATCCGCTTGCCCGACGGCGAACGCGCCGGGCAGATGGCGCAGACGACCCTGTTCCCGATCACGCTCGACGGCGAGCGCCTGGGCGTGCGCCTCGATCCACCGACACTCGGCGAGCACACGCGCGAGCTGCTGGCCGAGCTCGGCTATGCAGAAGCGCAGGTGGCGGCGATGCAGGCCGAATCGGCTGTGGCCTGA